In Micromonospora purpureochromogenes, a single window of DNA contains:
- a CDS encoding SIS domain-containing protein — protein MAADIDEQPAGYARLLTAEHAGAIARVAAVIAQRRPRHVVFTARGTSDHAALYGAYLTEIRLGLPAGLASPSVVTLYGARPDLSDALVVGVSQSGGSPDLTEVLRAARDAGALTLAVTNAPGSPLAETAELSVDIAAGHERAVAATKTYTAELLALLMLVEGVRAGDGVLPADERAALDALPELAERTLTDPTPAQLAPRYRFAGQLVTTGRGYAYPTAREAALKLMETSYLPALAFSGADLLHGPLAMTDPDVPVLAVVGSGPGGRSMEEVLPRLGERRADVVVVGSAEVEGATRMAVPEVDERYAPLLDILPLQRLALSLALARGEDPDAPRGLKKVTATR, from the coding sequence ATGGCCGCCGACATCGACGAGCAGCCGGCCGGTTACGCCCGGTTGCTCACCGCCGAGCACGCCGGGGCGATCGCCCGGGTCGCGGCGGTGATCGCGCAGCGGCGGCCCCGGCACGTGGTCTTCACCGCCCGGGGCACCTCCGACCACGCCGCGCTCTACGGGGCGTACCTGACCGAGATCCGGCTCGGTCTGCCGGCCGGGCTCGCCTCGCCGAGCGTGGTCACCCTCTACGGGGCCCGCCCCGACCTCTCCGACGCCCTGGTCGTCGGGGTCAGCCAGAGCGGCGGGTCGCCCGACCTCACCGAGGTGCTGCGCGCCGCCCGCGACGCCGGGGCGCTCACCCTGGCGGTCACCAACGCGCCCGGCTCGCCGCTGGCCGAGACCGCCGAGCTCTCCGTGGACATCGCCGCCGGGCACGAGCGGGCGGTCGCCGCGACCAAGACGTACACCGCCGAGCTGCTGGCCCTGTTGATGCTGGTCGAGGGCGTCCGGGCCGGCGACGGGGTGCTCCCCGCCGACGAGCGGGCCGCGCTGGACGCCCTGCCCGAACTGGCCGAGCGCACCCTGACCGACCCCACCCCGGCCCAGCTCGCGCCGCGCTACCGCTTCGCCGGCCAGCTCGTCACCACCGGCCGGGGGTACGCGTACCCGACCGCGCGGGAGGCCGCGCTGAAGCTGATGGAGACCTCCTACCTGCCCGCGCTCGCCTTCTCCGGCGCGGACCTGCTGCACGGCCCGCTGGCGATGACCGACCCGGACGTGCCGGTGCTGGCCGTGGTCGGCTCCGGCCCGGGCGGCCGGTCGATGGAGGAGGTGCTGCCCCGGCTCGGCGAGCGCCGCGCCGACGTGGTGGTGGTCGGCTCCGCCGAGGTCGAGGGGGCCACCCGGATGGCCGTGCCCGAGGTCGACGAGCGGTACGCCCCGCTGCTGGACATCCTGCCCCTGCAACGGCTGGCGCTGTCGCTGGCGCTGGCCCGGGGCGAGGACCCGGACGCCCCGCGCGGGCTGAAGAAGGTCACCGCGACGAGGTGA
- a CDS encoding PAS domain-containing sensor histidine kinase — MSTLRDLAEEHTQLRPADIDHLHRIAGDWQLLSDLSFADLLLWVPVDGDGTFLCVAQVRPTTAPTAYLDDQVGRIVGGPEVAHLEVAYRQGRIWREGDPVWYGDVPARHEAIPVRLRTADGESGEVVAVVGRDTNLSTARTPSQLELNYLTTADDLAQMTADGTFPPPRHPGETTSAPRVGDGLVRLDANGKVTYASPNAQSAYRRLGYASHLVGEDLAKLHRRLASDPLEGTDAANGVLAALRGEAPPRREIDARGATMLTRSLPLMPAGVPIGALVLVRDITEVRRRDRALITKDATIREIHHRVKNNLQTVAALLRLQARRVSMPEARVALEESVRRVASIALVHETLSMSSDEAVEFDGIVDRVASAATEVAATEVSVGMRRKGSFGVLPAEIATSLVMVLNELLLNAVEHGFPPVGEDGAAGPEGGAAPQVVVTAHRFRKQLHVSVADNGRGLPAEFDAERGGKLGLQIVRALVTGELRGSIELRPGAAGGTEAVLVVPLARGERG; from the coding sequence GTGTCCACGCTGCGCGACCTCGCCGAGGAGCACACCCAGCTCCGGCCGGCCGACATCGACCACCTGCACCGGATCGCGGGGGACTGGCAGCTGCTGTCCGACCTCTCCTTCGCCGACCTGCTGCTCTGGGTGCCGGTGGACGGCGACGGGACGTTCCTCTGCGTCGCCCAGGTCCGCCCGACGACCGCCCCCACCGCGTACCTCGACGACCAGGTGGGGCGGATCGTCGGCGGGCCGGAGGTGGCGCACCTGGAGGTCGCCTACCGGCAGGGTCGGATCTGGCGGGAGGGCGACCCGGTCTGGTACGGCGACGTGCCCGCCCGGCACGAGGCGATCCCGGTCCGGCTGCGCACCGCCGACGGCGAGTCCGGTGAGGTGGTCGCCGTGGTGGGCCGGGACACCAACCTCTCCACCGCCCGGACGCCCAGCCAGCTGGAGCTGAACTACCTCACCACCGCCGACGACCTGGCCCAGATGACCGCCGACGGCACCTTCCCGCCGCCCCGGCACCCGGGCGAGACCACCTCGGCGCCCCGGGTCGGCGACGGCCTGGTCCGGCTGGACGCCAACGGCAAGGTCACCTACGCCAGCCCGAACGCGCAGTCGGCGTACCGGCGGCTGGGCTACGCCTCCCACCTGGTCGGGGAGGACCTGGCCAAGCTGCACCGGCGGCTGGCCAGCGACCCGCTGGAGGGGACCGACGCGGCCAACGGCGTACTCGCCGCGCTGCGTGGCGAGGCCCCGCCCCGGCGGGAGATCGACGCCCGGGGCGCCACCATGCTCACCCGGTCGCTGCCGCTGATGCCGGCCGGCGTGCCGATCGGCGCGCTGGTGCTGGTCCGCGACATCACCGAGGTACGCCGCCGCGACCGGGCGCTGATCACCAAGGACGCCACCATCCGGGAGATCCACCACCGGGTGAAGAACAACCTGCAGACCGTCGCCGCGCTGCTGCGCCTGCAGGCCCGCCGGGTGTCCATGCCGGAGGCCCGGGTGGCGCTGGAGGAGTCGGTACGCCGGGTCGCCTCGATCGCCCTCGTCCACGAGACGCTCTCCATGTCCAGCGACGAGGCGGTCGAGTTCGACGGGATCGTCGACCGGGTGGCGAGCGCGGCCACCGAGGTCGCGGCGACCGAGGTGAGCGTCGGCATGCGCCGCAAGGGCAGCTTCGGCGTCCTGCCCGCCGAGATCGCCACCTCGCTGGTGATGGTCCTCAACGAGTTGCTGCTCAACGCCGTCGAGCACGGCTTCCCGCCGGTCGGTGAGGACGGCGCCGCCGGCCCGGAGGGCGGCGCCGCGCCGCAGGTGGTGGTCACCGCGCACCGGTTCCGCAAGCAGTTGCACGTCTCGGTCGCCGACAACGGGCGCGGCCTGCCGGCCGAGTTCGACGCCGAGCGCGGTGGCAAGCTGGGCCTGCAGATCGTCCGGGCGCTCGTCACCGGGGAGCTGCGCGGCAGCATCGAGCTGCGCCCCGGCGCGGCCGGCGGCACCGAGGCGGTGCTGGTCGTGCCGCTGGCGCGCGGGGAGCGCGGCTAG
- a CDS encoding glycosyltransferase family 39 protein — MSGKRHAVEGWARLVWVPPLLATLIAGLYRIGHAQPWRDELATWSAATRPLGDLLRLTDTVDAATGPYYLLMHGWVRLFGDSATALRLPSALAMAGAAGLTAVLGRWLLGTRAGLLAGLLFAVLPGTSRYAQEARPYALASLFAVLATLLLVAALRRPTWTRWAGYAAAVAALGLTHLLALTLLAAHAAVVLNGAVHDRDGRLPVRWVLAVLPALALLTPLLLTARGQRSRQLDWVEPARLADLAALPGGVAQSSVVGGLLVGLAALGAVRAGRRALLPGLCLLLPVLLVFVGALVVALWVPRYLVFTVPFASVLAGAALAGAPTADPTAAEQRRPGASARAAAAGSAASASAAGASVPAAWASVSGALAVVVLAGLLGLPDQAALRQTHGWPRSATVDYRGAARIIAAGQQPGDAVVVHPRDGWLFLDLGLAYHLDARPRDVLVVRDQRQRADLWATECARPAECLAGVRRVWLVVAGRGPDPVAAVPGAKGDALRAGFTVGQVWQRPGVTVALLTARG; from the coding sequence ATGTCCGGAAAGCGGCATGCGGTGGAGGGGTGGGCGCGGCTCGTCTGGGTGCCGCCCCTGCTGGCCACGCTGATCGCCGGGCTCTACCGCATCGGCCACGCCCAGCCCTGGCGGGACGAGCTGGCCACCTGGAGTGCCGCCACCCGCCCGCTGGGCGACCTGCTCCGGCTAACCGACACCGTGGACGCCGCCACCGGGCCGTACTACCTGCTCATGCACGGCTGGGTCCGGCTCTTCGGGGACTCGGCGACGGCGCTGCGACTGCCCTCGGCGCTGGCCATGGCGGGGGCGGCCGGGCTCACCGCCGTACTCGGCAGGTGGCTGCTGGGGACGCGGGCCGGCCTGCTCGCCGGCCTGCTCTTCGCGGTCCTTCCGGGCACCTCCCGGTACGCACAGGAGGCCCGCCCGTACGCGTTGGCCAGCCTCTTCGCGGTGCTGGCCACCCTGCTGCTGGTCGCGGCGCTGCGCCGGCCCACGTGGACCCGCTGGGCCGGGTACGCGGCCGCCGTCGCCGCGCTCGGCCTGACCCACCTGCTGGCGCTCACCCTGCTGGCCGCGCACGCCGCGGTGGTCCTGAACGGGGCGGTGCACGATCGGGACGGGCGGTTGCCGGTGCGCTGGGTGCTCGCCGTGCTGCCGGCGCTCGCCCTGCTCACCCCGCTGCTGCTCACCGCCCGGGGGCAGCGCTCCCGCCAGCTCGACTGGGTCGAACCGGCGCGGCTGGCGGACCTGGCGGCGCTGCCCGGCGGGGTGGCGCAGAGTTCGGTGGTGGGCGGTCTGCTGGTCGGGCTGGCCGCCCTCGGCGCGGTCCGGGCGGGCCGCCGGGCGCTGCTACCCGGGCTCTGCCTGCTCCTGCCGGTGCTGCTGGTCTTCGTCGGCGCGCTGGTGGTGGCCCTCTGGGTACCCCGCTACCTGGTCTTCACCGTGCCCTTCGCGAGCGTGCTCGCCGGGGCGGCGCTGGCCGGGGCACCGACTGCCGATCCGACGGCAGCGGAGCAGCGCCGGCCGGGAGCGTCCGCCCGGGCCGCGGCCGCCGGCTCAGCGGCGTCGGCGTCGGCAGCAGGGGCGTCGGTGCCGGCAGCGTGGGCGTCGGTGTCGGGGGCGCTCGCGGTCGTGGTGCTCGCCGGGCTGCTCGGCCTGCCCGACCAGGCGGCGCTGCGGCAGACGCACGGCTGGCCGCGCAGCGCGACGGTCGACTACCGGGGTGCGGCGCGGATCATCGCGGCCGGCCAGCAGCCCGGCGACGCGGTCGTCGTTCACCCCCGGGACGGCTGGCTCTTCCTCGACCTCGGGCTGGCGTACCACTTGGACGCCAGGCCGCGCGACGTGCTGGTGGTCCGCGACCAGCGGCAGCGCGCGGATCTCTGGGCCACCGAGTGCGCCCGGCCGGCCGAGTGCCTGGCCGGGGTACGGCGGGTGTGGCTGGTGGTCGCCGGCCGGGGACCCGATCCGGTGGCGGCGGTGCCCGGCGCCAAGGGGGACGCGCTGCGGGCGGGCTTCACCGTCGGTCAGGTGTGGCAGCGGCCCGGCGTCACCGTCGCCCTGCTCACCGCCCGCGGCTAG
- a CDS encoding nitrite/sulfite reductase, with amino-acid sequence MAVSSTPARPETPAAPAARAARRPRGEGQWALGHREPLNANERIKKDDDPLNVRARIENIYAHRGFAAIDPQDLRGRFRWWGLYTQRKAGIDGGRTAVLEPHELEDEFFMLRVRVDGGQLNLAQLRVIADISREFARDTADITDRQNIQYHWIRVEDMPEIWRRLESVGLQTTEACGDCPRIVLGSPVAGVARDEVLDPTPAIDEIVRRYVGDKAYSNLPRKFKTTISWLVDTPYEANDVAFLGVDHPEHGPGFDVWVGGGLSTNPMLAKRLGVWVPLNEVPDVWAGVVGIFRDYGYRRLRNRARLKFLVADWGLEKFREVLEKEYLGRTLLDGPAPQLPDRPVDHIGVHRQRDGRNYVGAAPVVGRVSGSQLAQLADAVEAHGSDRVRLTPYQKLLVLDVPPERTESLVDALRGIGLEARPSAWRRGTMACTGIEFCKLAIVETKRRGEELVARLEERLRDFDADISIHLNGCPNACARTQVADIGLKGQLVVGPDGRQVEGFQVHLGGGLGMAQGQTAGFGRKLRGLKTTAEELPEYVERLARRYLAGRSEGETFANWVIRVDEEELR; translated from the coding sequence ATGGCGGTCAGCAGCACCCCGGCCCGCCCGGAGACCCCGGCGGCGCCCGCCGCCCGGGCAGCCCGTCGTCCGCGCGGCGAGGGGCAGTGGGCGCTCGGCCACCGCGAGCCGCTCAACGCCAACGAGCGGATCAAGAAGGACGACGACCCGCTGAACGTCCGGGCCCGGATCGAGAACATCTACGCCCACCGCGGCTTCGCCGCCATCGACCCGCAGGACCTGCGCGGCCGGTTCCGCTGGTGGGGCCTGTACACCCAGCGCAAGGCCGGCATCGACGGCGGGCGCACCGCCGTGCTGGAGCCGCACGAGCTCGAGGACGAGTTCTTCATGCTCCGGGTGCGGGTCGACGGCGGCCAGCTCAACCTGGCTCAGCTCCGGGTGATCGCCGACATCTCCCGCGAGTTCGCCCGGGACACCGCCGACATCACCGACCGACAGAACATCCAGTACCACTGGATCCGGGTCGAGGACATGCCGGAGATCTGGCGCCGGCTGGAGTCCGTCGGCCTGCAGACCACCGAGGCGTGCGGCGACTGCCCGCGCATCGTGCTCGGCAGCCCGGTCGCCGGGGTGGCCCGCGACGAGGTGCTCGACCCGACCCCGGCGATCGACGAGATCGTCCGCCGGTACGTCGGCGACAAGGCGTACTCGAACCTGCCGCGCAAGTTCAAGACGACGATCTCCTGGCTGGTCGACACCCCGTACGAGGCGAACGACGTCGCCTTCCTCGGGGTCGACCACCCGGAGCACGGCCCCGGCTTCGACGTCTGGGTCGGCGGCGGCCTCTCCACCAACCCGATGCTGGCCAAGCGGCTGGGCGTCTGGGTGCCGCTGAACGAGGTGCCGGACGTGTGGGCCGGGGTGGTCGGCATCTTCCGCGACTACGGGTACCGCCGGCTGCGCAACCGGGCCCGGCTGAAGTTCCTGGTGGCGGACTGGGGCCTGGAGAAGTTCCGCGAGGTGCTGGAGAAGGAGTACCTGGGCCGGACCCTGCTCGACGGCCCGGCCCCGCAGCTGCCCGACAGGCCGGTCGACCACATCGGCGTGCACCGCCAGCGCGACGGCCGCAACTACGTCGGGGCCGCCCCGGTGGTCGGGCGGGTCTCCGGCAGTCAGCTCGCCCAACTGGCCGACGCGGTCGAGGCGCACGGCAGCGACCGGGTACGGCTCACCCCGTACCAGAAGCTGCTGGTGCTCGACGTGCCGCCGGAGCGGACGGAGTCCCTGGTCGACGCGCTGCGCGGGATCGGCCTGGAGGCCCGGCCGTCGGCCTGGCGGCGCGGCACCATGGCCTGCACCGGCATCGAGTTCTGCAAGCTGGCCATCGTCGAGACCAAGCGGCGCGGCGAGGAGCTGGTGGCCCGGCTGGAGGAGCGGCTGCGCGACTTCGACGCCGACATCTCCATCCACCTCAACGGCTGCCCGAACGCCTGCGCCCGCACCCAGGTCGCCGACATCGGCCTCAAGGGGCAGCTGGTGGTGGGCCCGGACGGCCGGCAGGTGGAGGGCTTCCAGGTGCACCTCGGCGGCGGGCTGGGCATGGCCCAGGGGCAGACCGCCGGCTTCGGGCGCAAGCTGCGCGGCCTGAAGACCACCGCCGAGGAGCTTCCGGAGTACGTGGAACGACTGGCCCGCCGCTACCTGGCCGGCCGGAGCGAGGGCGAGACGTTCGCCAACTGGGTGATCAGGGTCGACGAGGAGGAGCTCCGATGA
- a CDS encoding phosphoadenylyl-sulfate reductase, giving the protein MNLVSAANLGLVGVGGPKPAEPARRDPEELRALAERAGRELEGAPALEIARWAAETFGDRFCVTSSMADGVLAHLVSRVAPGVDVVFLDTGLHFPETLKVRDEVARRLPVNVRSIRPRLTVGQQDGEYGPRLFNRSPDDCCQLRKVEPLERALAGYDAWAAGLRRDESPTRANTPVVTFDARRGKVKVNPIAAWTQADVDSYISRYDIPVNELFSRGYGSIGCWPCTRRTKAGEDPRAGRWAMFEKTECGLHV; this is encoded by the coding sequence ATGAACCTGGTGTCCGCCGCGAACCTGGGCCTGGTCGGCGTCGGCGGCCCGAAGCCGGCCGAACCGGCCCGGCGTGATCCGGAGGAGCTGCGCGCGCTGGCCGAGCGGGCCGGCCGGGAGCTGGAGGGCGCCCCGGCGCTGGAGATCGCCCGCTGGGCCGCCGAGACCTTCGGCGACCGGTTCTGCGTGACCAGCTCGATGGCCGACGGAGTGCTGGCGCACCTGGTGTCCCGGGTCGCCCCCGGCGTGGACGTGGTCTTCCTCGACACCGGGCTGCACTTCCCGGAGACGCTGAAGGTGCGCGACGAGGTGGCCCGCCGGTTGCCGGTCAACGTCCGCTCGATCCGCCCCCGGCTCACCGTGGGCCAGCAGGACGGCGAGTACGGCCCCCGGCTGTTCAACCGCTCGCCCGACGACTGCTGCCAGCTGCGCAAGGTGGAGCCGCTGGAGCGGGCCCTGGCCGGGTACGACGCCTGGGCCGCCGGGCTGCGTCGGGACGAGTCGCCCACCAGGGCCAACACGCCGGTGGTGACCTTCGACGCCCGGCGCGGCAAGGTGAAGGTCAACCCGATCGCGGCCTGGACCCAGGCCGACGTGGACTCCTACATCTCCCGGTACGACATCCCGGTCAACGAGCTGTTCAGCCGCGGCTACGGCTCGATCGGCTGCTGGCCGTGCACGCGACGCACCAAGGCGGGCGAGGACCCGCGGGCCGGCCGTTGGGCCATGTTCGAGAAGACCGAGTGCGGCCTGCACGTCTGA
- a CDS encoding sirohydrochlorin chelatase, whose protein sequence is MRPCPAPGGGSPPVVLVAHGSRDPRAAEATRALARAVEAVRPGTAVLPSWLDHTAPDPTAVLRGLAVAGHTRAVLVPLLLTAAYHRRVDIPAAVMAARDTAPELAVRVTDVLGPADGTVDARLLAGLRRRLAEAEPDGFDALVLAAAGTRDARARGSVGRVAAALAAELRVPCTVSYASAAPPTTDVAVARLRAAGARRVAVAAYFLAPGLFHDGVVTAAGRAGAVAVSGPLTDAPELAELVLRRVDAVQRW, encoded by the coding sequence ATCAGGCCCTGCCCGGCGCCGGGCGGCGGCAGCCCGCCGGTGGTGCTGGTGGCGCACGGCAGCCGGGATCCCCGGGCGGCGGAGGCGACCCGGGCGCTGGCCCGGGCGGTGGAGGCGGTCCGGCCCGGCACGGCCGTCCTGCCGAGCTGGCTGGACCACACCGCACCGGACCCGACGGCGGTGCTGCGCGGGCTGGCCGTGGCGGGGCACACCCGGGCGGTGCTGGTGCCGCTGCTGCTCACCGCCGCCTACCACCGGCGGGTGGACATCCCGGCGGCGGTCATGGCGGCCCGCGACACGGCGCCGGAGCTGGCGGTACGCGTCACCGACGTGCTCGGCCCCGCCGACGGCACGGTCGACGCCCGGCTGCTGGCCGGGCTGCGGCGGCGGTTGGCGGAGGCGGAGCCGGACGGCTTCGACGCCCTGGTGCTGGCGGCGGCGGGCACCCGGGACGCCCGGGCGCGCGGCTCGGTGGGTCGGGTCGCCGCGGCGCTCGCCGCCGAACTGCGGGTCCCCTGCACCGTCTCGTACGCCTCGGCGGCGCCGCCGACGACCGACGTGGCGGTGGCCCGGCTGCGCGCCGCCGGCGCCCGGCGGGTGGCCGTGGCGGCGTACTTCCTGGCGCCGGGGCTCTTCCACGACGGGGTGGTGACGGCGGCCGGCCGGGCCGGCGCGGTGGCGGTCAGCGGGCCGCTGACCGACGCGCCCGAGCTGGCCGAGCTGGTGCTGCGGCGGGTCGATGCGGTGCAGCGGTGGTGA
- a CDS encoding WhiB family transcriptional regulator → MDWRHDAVCRDEDPELFFPIGTSGPALLQVEQAKAVCRRCPVTDHCLQWALESGQDAGVWGGMSEEERRAVKRRGGIRVLRAHSA, encoded by the coding sequence ATGGACTGGCGCCACGATGCCGTCTGCCGCGACGAGGACCCGGAGCTGTTCTTCCCGATCGGGACGTCCGGTCCGGCCCTCCTGCAGGTGGAGCAGGCCAAGGCCGTCTGCCGGCGCTGCCCGGTGACCGACCACTGCCTCCAGTGGGCGCTGGAGTCCGGTCAGGACGCCGGCGTCTGGGGCGGGATGAGCGAAGAGGAGCGCCGCGCGGTGAAGCGCCGCGGCGGCATCCGGGTGCTGCGCGCTCACTCCGCCTGA
- a CDS encoding diacylglycerol/lipid kinase family protein — protein sequence MRAVLVVNPKATTTSERSRDVLVRALRSEVDLSVRYTRRRGHAMDIAREAVAEGVDVVVTLGGDGTVNEVVNGLMAAAPPATRRGATPAERLPALATVPGGSTNVFARALGLPREWPEGTSMILEGLRLGRSRTIGLGRADDRYFTFCAGFGVDAAVIHRVEQARKRGRVSTPALYFRSTLSQYFLDSDRRHPAITLERPGEAAEAELATVIIQNCAPWTYLGEREINPNPEASFDLGLDVMALRQLRVASSTRTVTQFLSRHPDPRGKQVLRLHDVPEFTLISVRPQAFQLDGDYLGEREKVRFTSVPDALRVIC from the coding sequence ATGCGGGCCGTCCTGGTGGTCAATCCGAAGGCCACCACCACCAGCGAGCGCAGCCGGGACGTCCTGGTCCGGGCCCTGCGCAGCGAAGTAGACCTGTCGGTGCGGTACACCCGGCGACGGGGTCACGCGATGGACATCGCCCGGGAGGCGGTCGCCGAAGGGGTCGACGTCGTCGTCACGCTGGGTGGCGACGGGACGGTCAACGAGGTGGTGAACGGCCTGATGGCGGCCGCGCCGCCGGCCACCCGCCGCGGCGCCACGCCCGCCGAGCGACTGCCGGCGCTGGCCACCGTGCCGGGCGGTTCGACCAACGTCTTCGCCCGCGCCCTTGGGCTGCCCCGGGAGTGGCCGGAGGGCACCAGCATGATCCTCGAAGGGCTGCGGCTGGGCCGCTCGCGCACGATCGGGCTGGGCCGGGCGGACGACCGCTACTTCACCTTCTGCGCCGGCTTCGGGGTGGACGCGGCGGTGATCCACCGGGTGGAACAGGCCCGCAAGCGCGGTCGCGTCTCCACCCCGGCGCTCTACTTCCGCTCCACGCTCAGCCAGTACTTCCTGGACTCCGACCGGCGACACCCGGCGATCACCTTGGAGCGCCCCGGTGAGGCGGCCGAGGCCGAGCTGGCGACGGTGATAATCCAGAACTGCGCCCCGTGGACGTACCTGGGCGAGCGGGAGATCAATCCAAATCCGGAGGCCTCGTTCGACCTGGGGCTGGACGTGATGGCGCTGCGTCAGCTCCGGGTGGCCAGCTCCACACGCACCGTGACGCAGTTCCTGTCCCGGCACCCCGATCCGCGCGGCAAGCAGGTGCTCCGGCTGCACGACGTGCCCGAGTTCACGCTGATCAGCGTTCGCCCGCAGGCGTTCCAGCTCGACGGCGACTACCTAGGCGAACGGGAGAAAGTCAGATTCACATCCGTTCCCGACGCACTGAGAGTAATCTGCTAG
- a CDS encoding ATP-binding protein — protein sequence MTQLTGQPTTDDDVVHLTVPADGGYLGVLRTATAGLAARLQFALDEIEDLRIAVDEACAMLLAIATRDAELECRFTVTEDALTVEVTVPTVRGATLPSESSFAWKVLTALTTAAFADAADGRATISLLTRRSSGY from the coding sequence GTGACTCAACTGACCGGCCAGCCGACGACCGACGACGACGTCGTGCACCTCACGGTGCCCGCCGACGGCGGCTATCTCGGCGTGCTGCGCACCGCCACGGCGGGACTCGCGGCCCGCCTCCAGTTCGCCCTCGACGAGATCGAGGATCTGCGCATCGCGGTCGACGAGGCCTGCGCCATGCTGCTCGCCATCGCCACCCGCGACGCCGAGCTGGAGTGCCGCTTCACGGTCACCGAGGACGCGCTCACCGTCGAGGTGACCGTGCCGACCGTGCGGGGCGCCACGCTGCCGTCGGAGTCCTCGTTCGCCTGGAAGGTGCTCACCGCGTTGACCACCGCCGCCTTCGCGGACGCGGCCGACGGCCGGGCCACCATCTCGCTGCTGACCCGCCGCTCCTCCGGCTACTGA
- a CDS encoding GNAT family N-acetyltransferase, whose translation MTPASPAPTIRPARPADVPAVVAMVHELADYERAADQCRLTPEQLTAALFATAPGRGAASDAPSWSSRSPAPALFGHVAVDDRDEPVGFALWFLNFSTWAGVHGVYLEDLYVRPEHRGTGAGRLLLATLAAICVERGYERLEWWMINWNPAARFYASIGAGQLDEWVPYRLSGPALHGLAAQSTSAPARPVV comes from the coding sequence GTGACGCCGGCCTCCCCGGCACCGACGATCCGGCCGGCGCGTCCCGCGGACGTGCCGGCCGTCGTCGCGATGGTGCACGAACTCGCCGACTACGAGCGCGCCGCCGACCAGTGTCGGCTCACCCCGGAACAGCTCACCGCCGCCCTCTTCGCGACTGCTCCAGGTCGCGGCGCGGCGTCAGACGCGCCGAGCTGGAGTAGTCGTAGCCCCGCACCGGCATTGTTCGGGCACGTCGCGGTGGACGACCGGGACGAGCCGGTCGGGTTCGCGCTCTGGTTCCTCAACTTCTCCACCTGGGCCGGCGTGCACGGCGTCTACCTGGAGGACCTGTACGTCCGCCCCGAGCACCGGGGCACCGGCGCCGGCCGGCTGCTGCTCGCCACGCTCGCCGCGATCTGTGTGGAGCGGGGCTACGAGCGGCTGGAGTGGTGGATGATCAACTGGAATCCGGCGGCCCGCTTCTACGCCTCCATCGGCGCGGGGCAGCTCGACGAGTGGGTGCCGTACCGGCTCAGCGGGCCGGCGCTGCACGGGCTCGCCGCCCAGTCGACCTCGGCCCCCGCCCGGCCGGTCGTCTGA
- the sodN gene encoding superoxide dismutase, Ni produces MRLPRILTPRLTASAHCDLPCGVYDPAQARIEAESVKMICEKYQANTDPEFRTRAIIIKEQRAELVKHHLWVLWTDYFKPAHFEKYPHLHQLFNEATKMAGAAGAKGATDPSKADELLQKIDEISKIFWETKKA; encoded by the coding sequence ATGCGACTTCCCCGCATCCTTACGCCCCGTCTGACCGCCAGCGCCCACTGCGACCTGCCGTGCGGCGTCTACGACCCGGCGCAGGCCCGGATCGAGGCCGAGTCGGTCAAAATGATCTGCGAGAAGTACCAGGCGAACACCGACCCGGAGTTCCGCACCCGGGCCATCATCATCAAGGAGCAGCGCGCCGAGCTGGTCAAGCACCACCTCTGGGTGCTGTGGACCGACTACTTCAAGCCGGCCCACTTTGAGAAGTACCCGCACCTGCACCAGCTCTTCAACGAGGCCACCAAGATGGCCGGTGCGGCCGGCGCCAAGGGCGCGACCGACCCGAGCAAGGCCGACGAGCTGCTGCAGAAGATCGACGAGATCTCGAAGATCTTCTGGGAGACCAAGAAGGCGTGA
- a CDS encoding S26 family signal peptidase: MTVDGADRPARLRRWLTAVGVTGPSMAPTLRHGDAVLVRRGGRPVRAGDVVVAVFRTRPELLVVKRAVRRQDGGWWVRGDNELVADDSRAYGVADVLGRVVCRYWPRPGRVPRHPL; this comes from the coding sequence GTGACGGTCGACGGTGCAGACCGGCCGGCGCGGCTGCGCCGGTGGCTCACGGCCGTCGGCGTGACCGGCCCGTCCATGGCGCCCACGCTGCGGCACGGGGACGCCGTACTGGTCCGGCGGGGCGGCCGGCCGGTCCGGGCGGGCGACGTCGTGGTCGCGGTCTTCCGGACCCGGCCGGAGCTGCTGGTGGTCAAGCGCGCGGTCCGTCGGCAGGACGGCGGCTGGTGGGTACGCGGCGACAACGAACTCGTCGCCGACGACTCCCGGGCGTACGGGGTGGCCGACGTGCTCGGGCGGGTGGTGTGCCGCTACTGGCCCCGCCCGGGCCGGGTGCCACGCCACCCGTTATGA